The Oceanidesulfovibrio indonesiensis genome contains a region encoding:
- a CDS encoding histidine phosphatase family protein, producing MARRRPCPDLHRLVRASSALVAFAATMAFVLAATAVTVLAQDAPSEPLWRELRTGGHVMLMRHALAPGVGDPDDFTLGDCSTQRLLSDEGRKQAVRLGREISSRGIPFARVYASEWCRAMETAELLGLARVEPLPLINSFFQNPEAAERQTRELARFVSEEPQEGNILLVTHQANIEALTGRYLAEGEIIVLEPRGGGFEILGKLRH from the coding sequence ATGGCCAGGCGTCGTCCTTGCCCTGATCTGCACCGGCTTGTCCGTGCTTCCAGCGCACTGGTCGCATTCGCCGCGACGATGGCGTTCGTCCTTGCCGCGACGGCCGTTACGGTCCTTGCGCAGGATGCGCCTTCAGAACCCCTCTGGCGCGAACTGAGGACCGGCGGCCATGTGATGCTCATGCGGCACGCCCTGGCGCCGGGTGTGGGCGATCCCGACGACTTCACCCTTGGCGACTGCTCCACCCAGCGCCTCTTGTCCGATGAAGGCCGGAAGCAGGCCGTGCGTCTGGGCAGGGAGATCAGCTCACGCGGCATTCCCTTTGCCCGGGTCTACGCCAGCGAATGGTGCCGCGCCATGGAGACGGCCGAACTCCTCGGCCTGGCTCGCGTGGAACCCCTGCCCTTGATCAACTCTTTCTTCCAAAATCCAGAGGCAGCCGAGCGGCAGACCCGTGAACTGGCCAGATTCGTGAGCGAGGAGCCGCAGGAGGGAAACATCCTGCTCGTCACACATCAGGCAAACATCGAAGCACTCACCGGCCGATATCTCGCCGAAGGGGAAATCATCGTGCTGGAGCCGCGTGGCGGCGGGTTCGAAATCCTCGGCAAGCTGCGCCACTGA
- a CDS encoding S24 family peptidase, translating into MKMYDKIIAWLNREAEAAGSTARLAENLGAARSTFHKILRGDSRPAEALFDWMEKLGATVQLPDEPQDTIREVCFVDAEKVSATDGPPADSERYLAVPLVGQAGAGPDIMGPAEIHSWILVYRYHRSVLNRSNLLAVEVGENQRSMAPTLNPLDIILLDRNDIHAEPAPPGNIFLVQEPGPEYAKSVKRVVFERKRHGLNIVFYSDNAVEHPPRTFDFEAEYDGDITRALIGRVVWAWSDMTRK; encoded by the coding sequence ATGAAAATGTACGACAAAATTATCGCCTGGCTCAATCGCGAGGCAGAAGCCGCAGGCAGCACGGCCAGGCTCGCGGAAAATCTTGGCGCTGCCCGCTCGACTTTCCACAAAATCCTCCGCGGCGACTCCCGGCCTGCCGAAGCCCTGTTCGACTGGATGGAAAAGCTCGGCGCTACGGTGCAACTACCGGACGAGCCACAGGACACCATCCGCGAGGTCTGCTTTGTAGACGCCGAGAAAGTCAGCGCTACAGACGGCCCGCCGGCGGACAGCGAGCGCTATCTGGCCGTGCCCCTGGTGGGACAAGCCGGCGCCGGCCCCGACATCATGGGCCCGGCGGAGATCCACAGCTGGATTCTCGTCTACCGCTACCATCGCTCTGTACTCAACCGCTCAAACCTGCTGGCTGTGGAGGTGGGCGAAAACCAGCGGTCCATGGCGCCCACCCTCAACCCGCTGGACATCATTCTGCTAGACCGCAACGACATCCATGCCGAACCGGCCCCGCCCGGAAACATCTTCCTCGTCCAGGAGCCCGGGCCCGAGTACGCCAAATCCGTCAAGCGAGTTGTCTTCGAGCGAAAACGACACGGGCTCAACATCGTCTTCTACTCGGACAACGCCGTAGAGCACCCGCCCCGCACGTTCGACTTCGAAGCCGAATACGACGGAGACATCACCAGGGCCCTCATCGGCCGCGTGGTCTGGGCGTGGTCCGACATGACACGGAAATAA
- a CDS encoding helix-turn-helix domain-containing protein gives MGKIVIAGLENMAQEMGCSKKTVYKWIRERDFPAFKLDGVWRVMPRDIEAWLAAQRAEAERSEPDGRSGGQFGSRNIYA, from the coding sequence ATGGGCAAGATCGTCATCGCCGGACTGGAAAACATGGCCCAGGAAATGGGCTGTTCCAAGAAGACCGTATATAAGTGGATACGCGAGCGGGATTTCCCCGCATTCAAGCTCGACGGAGTCTGGCGGGTGATGCCCCGGGATATCGAGGCGTGGCTTGCAGCGCAACGGGCGGAAGCGGAGCGAAGCGAGCCGGACGGCAGAAGCGGAGGCCAATTCGGTAGCCGGAACATCTATGCGTGA
- a CDS encoding tetratricopeptide repeat protein: MRHVKIACLLFLILLLVSWYLKTGLPAPSAIDPRLLAEPVQERLEMQPFTVRGEHVDYTITPLYSYDLHGLVVSCHDTDGMFDYYHDVWGDTLNVKDLCVVWGSNVESDIYTKLSYSSGSYTCYVSSSDSATWSAFEQSRLSNNHLLTDDPRIASALRNTDVGDQVRIRGYLAQYSHDQGFERGTSTTRTDTGDGACETIFVTDYDVLARFGGPWRTIHSASIVGFLGTLLLLAGWFVYRLFAPESLNDVERFVDKATRCAEHGDLNGALRMLAKAIERNPYRPDIFNARAAVHEALGDPDAADNDRRRASDLGGEQPFVTPAAVQERDVSRSRAHAGYRPPWLDEDGH, from the coding sequence ATGCGCCACGTAAAGATCGCCTGCCTGCTCTTTCTCATTCTGCTTCTCGTTTCCTGGTATCTGAAGACGGGTCTGCCTGCGCCTTCGGCCATAGACCCGAGGCTGCTGGCGGAACCGGTGCAGGAGCGACTGGAGATGCAGCCCTTCACCGTTCGCGGCGAGCACGTGGACTACACCATCACTCCGCTGTACTCGTACGATCTTCATGGCCTCGTCGTGTCCTGCCACGATACGGACGGAATGTTCGACTATTATCACGATGTGTGGGGAGACACCCTCAACGTGAAGGACCTGTGCGTGGTCTGGGGCTCGAACGTGGAATCCGACATCTACACGAAGCTCTCATACTCCAGCGGCTCCTACACCTGCTACGTTTCGTCATCCGACAGCGCTACATGGAGCGCTTTCGAGCAAAGCCGACTCTCCAACAACCATCTGCTCACGGACGATCCGCGCATAGCCTCGGCCCTGCGCAATACGGACGTAGGCGACCAGGTGCGCATCCGCGGATATCTCGCGCAGTACTCTCACGACCAGGGATTCGAGCGCGGCACGAGCACCACGCGCACCGACACAGGCGATGGCGCCTGCGAGACCATCTTCGTGACGGACTATGACGTCCTCGCGCGATTCGGCGGGCCATGGCGCACGATCCACAGCGCCTCGATCGTCGGATTCCTGGGGACCCTGCTGCTTTTGGCTGGATGGTTCGTCTACCGGCTGTTCGCGCCGGAATCGCTGAATGATGTGGAACGGTTTGTGGACAAAGCCACGCGGTGTGCCGAACATGGCGACCTGAACGGTGCGCTGCGGATGCTCGCCAAGGCCATAGAGCGTAACCCCTACCGCCCGGACATCTTCAATGCGCGCGCTGCCGTGCATGAAGCCCTGGGCGATCCCGACGCGGCGGACAACGACCGCCGCAGGGCCTCCGATCTCGGCGGCGAGCAGCCTTTCGTTACCCCGGCCGCCGTGCAGGAGCGTGATGTTTCACGGTCCCGCGCGCATGCTGGCTACCGCCCCCCCTGGCTGGACGAAGACGGACACTGA
- a CDS encoding ABC transporter permease, protein MVGEIIEIGPLQLVVGLLFILVAQGASLAWRLGLGRDLLVGTARTFAQLLLMGYVLRFIFELDLAWVTIGVFCIMSAAAAQVASGRVKERRIPFLLPLSVTMFLSFFLVSYVVTAVVVGAEPWWRPQYFIPLAGMVVGNSMTAVAIALDRLLSELSSRRNEVEMLLSLGASPDEASRDMVRQAMRAGMIPAINSMMAVGLVFIPGMMTGQIIAGADPANAVRYQIVVMLMITASCALGSLGVVLWVRRRCFGRFGELLLAHGRSS, encoded by the coding sequence ATGGTAGGTGAGATCATAGAAATAGGCCCTTTGCAGCTTGTAGTGGGGCTGTTGTTCATTCTGGTGGCCCAGGGCGCCTCGCTGGCGTGGAGGCTGGGGCTCGGCCGGGACCTCCTGGTGGGCACGGCGCGCACCTTCGCGCAGCTGTTGCTCATGGGCTACGTGCTCCGGTTCATCTTCGAACTGGACCTCGCATGGGTCACCATTGGCGTGTTCTGCATCATGTCGGCCGCGGCCGCGCAGGTGGCTAGCGGCCGGGTGAAGGAGCGGCGCATACCTTTTCTGCTGCCGCTTTCCGTCACCATGTTTCTTTCATTCTTCCTGGTATCGTATGTGGTGACGGCGGTAGTCGTGGGGGCGGAGCCATGGTGGCGGCCGCAGTACTTCATTCCGCTGGCCGGCATGGTTGTCGGCAATTCCATGACTGCCGTGGCAATCGCTCTGGACCGGCTGCTCAGCGAGCTCTCCTCCCGTCGCAATGAAGTGGAGATGTTGCTTTCGCTGGGCGCCTCGCCGGATGAAGCCAGCCGGGACATGGTGCGCCAGGCCATGCGAGCGGGCATGATCCCGGCCATCAATTCGATGATGGCCGTGGGCCTGGTGTTCATACCCGGCATGATGACCGGCCAGATAATCGCCGGAGCCGACCCTGCGAATGCCGTACGTTATCAGATCGTAGTGATGCTCATGATTACCGCATCCTGCGCCCTGGGCTCGCTTGGGGTGGTGCTCTGGGTCCGGCGGCGCTGTTTCGGCAGATTCGGCGAACTGCTGCTTGCCCATGGTCGCAGCTCATGA
- a CDS encoding ABC transporter substrate-binding protein yields the protein MLVLAVCMVLGARLLVHAQEVQAQEPDTSPVLLAGLWAKSGRAAASMKTMIEGAECGVRFVNEHGGVRGRPLQLIVYDSESTSDGAADAALKAIEDNAAVLIGAGWSSFTLPAARIAQAHGVPFVTSMATSPDVTLVGDYIFRICFSDAQQGRVLAAFARSELGAKRAALLRDSESDYSRHLSRSFARTFEEMGGEVVLEETYRYSNSQYETLAEAAKKADPDILFVPGHDESAVILKSAEALGVDAVFLGGDGWDVPSFREKGGASISNGYYSTHWEPELDSPLHKTFLEYCGMAEVASALPFDAVLLAADAIERAGAVEHDAIRKALAATKGFRGVTGDMDMTPWGDAFKPVVLKRIVNGEQSFVRLYIP from the coding sequence ATGCTGGTTCTTGCGGTATGCATGGTTCTCGGCGCTCGGCTTCTCGTACACGCTCAGGAAGTGCAGGCGCAGGAACCGGACACGTCTCCCGTTTTGCTGGCCGGACTCTGGGCGAAGAGCGGACGAGCCGCTGCTTCCATGAAGACGATGATCGAAGGCGCCGAGTGCGGGGTGCGCTTCGTCAACGAGCACGGCGGCGTGCGCGGCAGGCCCTTGCAACTGATCGTATACGATTCCGAAAGCACGTCCGATGGCGCCGCAGACGCAGCCCTCAAGGCCATCGAAGACAACGCCGCCGTGTTGATCGGGGCCGGCTGGAGCAGTTTCACTCTGCCGGCGGCGCGCATTGCCCAGGCGCACGGAGTCCCTTTCGTCACCAGCATGGCCACGAGCCCGGACGTGACGCTCGTGGGCGACTACATCTTCCGCATCTGCTTTTCGGACGCCCAACAGGGCAGGGTGCTGGCAGCTTTCGCCAGGAGCGAACTCGGTGCGAAACGCGCGGCGCTGCTTCGCGATTCCGAGAGCGATTACTCGAGACATCTCTCACGCAGTTTTGCACGCACGTTCGAAGAGATGGGCGGCGAAGTGGTGCTGGAGGAAACCTACCGCTATTCCAACAGCCAGTACGAGACGCTGGCGGAAGCGGCCAAGAAGGCCGATCCGGACATCCTGTTCGTGCCTGGGCATGATGAAAGCGCCGTCATTCTGAAAAGCGCCGAGGCCCTGGGGGTCGACGCAGTGTTCCTGGGCGGGGACGGCTGGGATGTTCCGAGTTTCCGGGAAAAAGGCGGCGCATCCATCTCCAACGGCTATTACTCGACGCACTGGGAACCCGAGTTGGACAGTCCGCTCCATAAGACATTTCTGGAATACTGCGGAATGGCCGAAGTGGCTTCCGCCCTGCCGTTCGACGCCGTGCTGCTTGCTGCGGACGCGATCGAACGGGCCGGAGCGGTGGAGCATGACGCCATCCGCAAAGCCCTGGCTGCGACGAAAGGGTTCCGCGGCGTTACTGGCGATATGGATATGACGCCATGGGGTGATGCGTTCAAGCCCGTGGTGCTCAAGCGGATCGTCAACGGCGAGCAGAGCTTCGTCAGACTGTACATACCGTAG
- a CDS encoding ATP-binding protein, translated as MIRRRLRFKFNCAVIAVCVGVSVLFGGTFLYLDKRYYRTSLENVQQFLESAAKQRRFEIAYLLYSRQEQALLESLGGIAAFDNVLGVRAYDKDGNAAAEMIGMQGLALREKGGAYGGQGTEPLLLRSPTLSVGDIEAIDDNAAFRRMEMLGAPVGSYLYALRSPGTPTQGYLEIFYDLSDIQQNSRWSLLLLGLTLAAMVFSLVLLLNALLSSLVLQPVEVLSNAMNRVREGAIGLRVQSSSKDEIGEMADAFNDMSEKLEAKQDSIMVSEAKYRSLFENAVEGLFRATMDGRILSANPAMARILGYPSPDALMSEVHAFEHSCIVDEGRRQELNAQLKLHGYVQDFEQRVRRRSGEVIWVAESVRVAPGPDGKALFLEGSLVDITERKRAEDLEHEKILAEAQSRAKSEFLAAMSHEIRTPMNAILGMTDLAMASGLTPRQWEYMQTVKDSAFHLLTVINDILDLSKIEAGRLELEPVDFDLEELVDAIAKSMAYQARKKGLELYRSLDIKAPRILQGDPARLRQVLLNLVGNAIKFTDTGRVVIRVNLVTTRGQVQPGPGGRSRPICLSFSVQDTGIGVPQDKQQHIFDSFTQAEGSTTSRRYGGTGLGLAISRQLVNLMGGDISLKSAIGKGSTFTFTACFGEGDPESVHKEDSLLAEWGERRGALNILLVEDNPLNVKVAELHLKRMGHNVLVADNGQHALEIMRTMPANAFDIVLMDLEMPVMDGFEATRQIRGADSRRSEQDAGPNPHVPIIAMTAHALMDVKEKCLDVGMNDFVPKPVNFADLSAAIQRAIFPDIEDVARVGRLNEGRPKQPSEAMLSFFNKDSAAQPDAEQPVVNAPVAQDSDAPPLRQAREQLSARPESGDASPVLDKEAAIRTLGIDAALFEPIFENSLREVRTLYDRMHDELAAEDYDAIVLSAHTSKSTAATMGAMEYREHAVLVEQAARTRDGDTLAPRIIAMGQALERLEARVAGDSEV; from the coding sequence ATGATCAGACGACGCCTGCGATTCAAGTTCAACTGCGCGGTCATAGCGGTCTGCGTCGGCGTATCCGTCCTTTTCGGAGGAACCTTTCTGTACCTGGACAAGCGGTACTACAGGACCTCTCTCGAAAATGTGCAGCAGTTTCTGGAGTCGGCCGCGAAGCAGCGACGCTTCGAAATCGCCTACCTGCTTTACAGCCGCCAGGAACAAGCACTCCTGGAATCTCTGGGCGGCATCGCGGCATTCGACAATGTCCTGGGCGTTCGCGCATACGACAAGGACGGAAACGCGGCTGCCGAGATGATCGGCATGCAAGGGCTGGCCCTGCGCGAGAAGGGGGGCGCCTACGGCGGACAGGGAACCGAGCCGCTGCTGCTCCGCTCGCCGACGCTTTCGGTCGGGGATATCGAGGCGATAGACGACAACGCGGCATTCCGCCGCATGGAGATGCTTGGCGCGCCTGTGGGCAGCTATCTGTACGCCCTTCGGTCGCCCGGGACGCCTACCCAGGGCTACCTGGAAATCTTCTACGATCTTTCAGATATCCAGCAGAACAGCCGCTGGAGCCTCCTGCTGTTGGGGCTCACGCTCGCCGCCATGGTTTTCAGTCTTGTCCTGCTGCTGAATGCATTGCTGTCCAGTCTGGTCCTTCAGCCGGTGGAGGTGCTCAGCAATGCCATGAACCGGGTGCGGGAGGGGGCCATCGGCTTGCGGGTCCAGTCCTCGTCCAAAGATGAAATCGGCGAGATGGCCGATGCGTTCAACGACATGTCGGAAAAGCTCGAGGCCAAGCAGGACTCGATCATGGTTTCGGAAGCCAAGTACCGCTCCCTGTTCGAGAACGCGGTGGAGGGACTCTTCCGGGCCACCATGGACGGACGCATTCTGAGCGCCAACCCGGCCATGGCCCGGATTCTGGGGTATCCCTCGCCGGATGCGCTTATGAGCGAGGTCCATGCCTTCGAGCATTCCTGCATCGTGGACGAGGGTCGCCGGCAGGAACTTAACGCGCAGCTGAAGTTGCACGGGTACGTGCAGGATTTCGAGCAGCGGGTGCGCCGGCGCAGTGGCGAGGTGATCTGGGTGGCGGAATCGGTACGCGTGGCGCCCGGACCGGACGGCAAGGCCTTGTTTCTGGAAGGTTCGCTTGTCGACATCACCGAGCGCAAGCGGGCCGAAGATCTGGAGCACGAAAAGATATTGGCCGAAGCGCAAAGCCGCGCCAAGAGCGAGTTCCTCGCAGCCATGAGCCATGAAATACGTACGCCCATGAACGCGATCCTCGGCATGACGGATCTCGCAATGGCATCCGGGCTCACCCCCCGCCAGTGGGAGTACATGCAGACGGTCAAGGATTCGGCATTCCATCTGCTCACCGTAATCAATGACATCCTCGATCTCTCGAAAATCGAGGCCGGCCGACTGGAACTGGAACCCGTGGACTTCGATCTGGAAGAACTCGTGGACGCCATCGCCAAATCCATGGCCTACCAGGCGCGCAAAAAGGGCCTGGAGCTCTACCGCTCTCTGGACATCAAGGCCCCCCGCATCCTTCAGGGCGACCCGGCAAGGCTGCGGCAGGTGCTGCTCAACCTGGTGGGCAACGCCATCAAGTTCACCGATACGGGCAGGGTCGTCATCCGGGTCAACCTCGTTACCACCCGGGGCCAGGTTCAACCCGGCCCGGGAGGCCGCTCCAGGCCCATCTGCCTGTCCTTCTCCGTACAGGATACCGGCATAGGCGTGCCACAGGACAAGCAGCAGCATATTTTCGACAGCTTCACCCAGGCCGAAGGATCCACCACATCCCGCCGGTACGGCGGCACCGGGCTCGGCCTGGCCATCTCCAGGCAGCTTGTGAACCTCATGGGCGGCGACATCTCGCTGAAAAGCGCCATAGGCAAGGGCAGCACATTCACCTTCACCGCCTGCTTCGGCGAAGGGGATCCCGAATCCGTGCACAAGGAGGATAGTCTGCTTGCGGAATGGGGCGAACGACGCGGGGCGCTGAACATTCTGCTTGTGGAAGACAACCCCCTGAACGTGAAGGTTGCGGAACTGCACCTGAAGCGCATGGGGCACAACGTCCTCGTGGCGGATAACGGCCAGCACGCCCTGGAGATAATGCGAACCATGCCGGCCAACGCCTTTGATATCGTGCTCATGGATCTGGAAATGCCGGTGATGGACGGTTTCGAGGCAACGAGGCAGATACGCGGTGCAGACTCCCGGCGGAGCGAACAGGACGCCGGACCCAATCCGCACGTGCCGATCATCGCCATGACGGCCCATGCGCTCATGGACGTAAAGGAAAAGTGCCTCGATGTGGGCATGAACGATTTCGTGCCCAAACCCGTGAACTTCGCCGACCTTTCCGCGGCTATTCAGCGAGCCATCTTTCCGGATATCGAAGACGTCGCCCGGGTGGGCCGGCTGAACGAGGGCCGCCCGAAACAGCCATCGGAAGCCATGCTCTCGTTCTTCAACAAGGATAGCGCCGCACAGCCAGACGCAGAGCAGCCTGTAGTAAACGCCCCCGTCGCCCAGGATTCGGACGCACCACCGTTACGCCAGGCCCGCGAGCAACTGTCCGCCCGGCCCGAAAGCGGCGACGCGTCGCCGGTGCTGGACAAGGAAGCCGCCATCCGCACCCTGGGCATCGATGCGGCGCTTTTCGAACCCATCTTCGAGAACTCGCTGCGTGAGGTGCGCACGCTCTACGACAGGATGCATGACGAGCTTGCCGCTGAAGATTACGATGCTATCGTTCTGAGCGCTCACACCTCCAAATCCACGGCCGCGACCATGGGGGCCATGGAGTACCGCGAGCACGCGGTTCTGGTGGAACAGGCGGCCCGAACCAGGGACGGCGACACCCTCGCGCCGCGCATCATCGCCATGGGCCAGGCCCTGGAACGCCTCGAAGCCCGCGTGGCCGGAGACTCCGAAGTTTAG
- a CDS encoding PhoH family protein, whose product MTKKNYVLDTNVLIENPQAIVNLKNGNENNIFIPYHVLIELNQLKTNQRIRHIVAKVVDVLLEHRDSIQFIQNDASISRFTEEIVDNYILKEIKSTSIEDPILVTNDRILQLQAGLAHIKSEEFRDSKPFESESQLYTGFMPEGEAPLTNSFTWVDGKPVFHGANSAECINYTVSMWNVKPRSVYQNLALMLMQNPTIDIVSMQSEAGFGKTFLALATSLYLVLEKRLYEKIYIVKPTIELGSKLGYLPGDIKEKMEPYVKYIHDLLLKLHEQRPANKLFLNPNDDLLRYNTKKFEILPLNYIRGMNIENAVVIVDETQNLSRNEVRALLTRMGEGVKCFCLGDTSQVDNPYLSESNNGLNWIVRKFKGFSNYAHIVLKGDRSRGPITDLVLKSKL is encoded by the coding sequence ATGACCAAAAAGAACTATGTCCTCGACACGAACGTCCTCATCGAGAACCCGCAAGCCATCGTCAACCTGAAGAACGGCAACGAAAACAACATCTTCATTCCCTACCACGTCCTCATCGAGCTCAATCAGCTGAAGACCAACCAGCGCATTCGCCACATCGTGGCCAAGGTGGTGGACGTCCTGCTGGAGCATCGCGATTCCATCCAGTTCATCCAGAACGACGCCTCGATCTCCCGGTTTACCGAGGAAATCGTGGACAACTACATCCTCAAGGAGATCAAAAGCACCTCCATCGAGGATCCCATCCTGGTAACCAACGACCGCATTCTCCAGCTCCAGGCCGGCCTGGCCCACATAAAGAGCGAAGAGTTTCGCGACTCCAAACCTTTTGAGTCGGAATCCCAGCTTTACACAGGGTTCATGCCGGAGGGCGAGGCCCCACTGACAAATTCCTTCACCTGGGTGGACGGCAAGCCCGTGTTCCACGGCGCCAACAGCGCCGAGTGCATCAACTACACGGTCTCCATGTGGAACGTGAAGCCGCGCAGCGTGTACCAGAACCTGGCCCTCATGCTGATGCAGAATCCGACCATCGACATCGTGTCCATGCAGAGCGAGGCCGGCTTCGGCAAGACCTTCCTGGCCCTGGCCACCAGCCTGTACCTCGTGCTGGAAAAGCGGCTCTATGAAAAGATCTACATCGTCAAACCCACCATCGAGCTCGGCTCCAAGCTTGGCTACCTGCCCGGCGACATCAAGGAAAAGATGGAGCCCTACGTGAAGTACATCCACGACCTGCTGCTCAAACTCCACGAGCAGCGGCCGGCCAACAAGCTCTTCCTCAACCCCAACGACGACCTGCTGCGCTACAACACCAAGAAATTCGAAATCCTGCCCCTCAACTACATTCGCGGCATGAACATCGAAAACGCTGTGGTCATCGTGGACGAGACTCAGAACCTCTCGCGCAACGAGGTCCGCGCCCTGCTCACCCGCATGGGCGAAGGCGTCAAGTGCTTCTGTTTGGGAGATACGAGCCAGGTGGACAATCCCTACCTCTCGGAATCGAACAACGGGCTCAACTGGATCGTTCGCAAATTCAAGGGCTTCAGCAACTACGCGCACATCGTGCTCAAGGGCGACCGCTCCCGAGGCCCCATCACCGACCTCGTGCTTAAATCGAAGTTGTAG
- the gltA gene encoding NADPH-dependent glutamate synthase: MANSDNAPKKPKKPIAPRVEMPTQPPRERTGNFDEVALGYTREQALAEAERCLQCKKPACVKGCPVEVPIKDFIERLQHDDVPGAYEVIKSTNSLPAVCGRVCPQEVQCEGACILGKKGEPVAIGRLERYTADTFMANSACEHMNGEGRSCAPIREDLKVACIGSGPSSLTCAGYLSSRGIKVSVFEALHELGGVLVYGIPEFRLPKSIVAQEVDALREQQVDLLTNWVGGKTIEISELFEAGYKAVFVGVGAGLPRFLNIPGENLIGVFSANEYLTRVNLGRAYKFPEADTPTYPGKHVAVFGAGNVAMDAARTAVRLGAERVSIVYRRTKGEMPARVEELDHAIEEGVELQILSSPLEFVGNEQGFLKSVILQRMELGEPDDSGRRRPVPIEDDRFELECDLAIIAVGTSPNPILLEASPELKLNKWGYVKVDETTGETSMANVFAGGDIVTGAATVISAMGAGRRAGMEIARRLMDE, encoded by the coding sequence ATGGCCAATAGCGACAACGCCCCGAAGAAGCCGAAAAAGCCCATCGCTCCCCGTGTGGAGATGCCCACGCAGCCGCCCCGGGAGCGCACCGGAAACTTCGACGAGGTCGCTCTGGGCTACACCCGTGAACAGGCCCTGGCCGAAGCGGAGCGCTGCCTGCAGTGCAAAAAACCGGCCTGCGTGAAAGGCTGCCCCGTGGAAGTGCCCATCAAGGACTTCATCGAGCGCCTGCAGCACGACGACGTGCCCGGCGCCTATGAGGTCATCAAATCCACGAACAGCCTGCCCGCTGTATGCGGCCGCGTCTGTCCGCAGGAAGTCCAGTGCGAGGGCGCGTGCATCCTGGGCAAGAAGGGCGAGCCCGTGGCCATCGGCCGGCTGGAGCGCTATACCGCCGACACCTTCATGGCGAACTCCGCCTGCGAACACATGAACGGCGAGGGCCGCTCCTGCGCCCCCATCCGAGAAGACCTCAAGGTTGCGTGCATCGGCTCCGGCCCCTCCAGCCTTACCTGCGCCGGCTACCTGTCTTCGCGCGGCATCAAGGTCTCAGTGTTCGAGGCGCTGCACGAACTGGGCGGCGTGCTCGTCTACGGCATCCCCGAGTTCCGGCTGCCCAAGTCCATCGTGGCCCAGGAGGTGGACGCCCTGCGCGAGCAGCAGGTGGACCTGCTCACCAACTGGGTGGGCGGCAAGACCATCGAGATAAGCGAACTGTTCGAGGCCGGCTACAAGGCCGTGTTCGTGGGCGTGGGCGCAGGCCTGCCGCGCTTTCTCAACATCCCGGGCGAGAACCTCATCGGCGTGTTCTCGGCCAACGAGTACCTGACCCGCGTGAACCTGGGCCGGGCCTACAAGTTCCCGGAGGCCGACACCCCCACCTACCCGGGAAAACACGTGGCCGTTTTCGGCGCCGGCAACGTGGCCATGGACGCGGCGCGCACGGCCGTGCGCCTGGGCGCGGAGCGCGTCTCCATCGTGTACCGACGCACCAAGGGCGAGATGCCCGCGCGCGTGGAGGAACTGGACCACGCCATCGAGGAAGGCGTGGAGCTGCAGATCCTGTCATCGCCACTGGAGTTCGTGGGCAACGAGCAGGGCTTCCTCAAGTCCGTCATCCTGCAGCGAATGGAGTTGGGCGAACCCGATGACTCCGGCCGGCGCAGGCCTGTTCCCATCGAAGACGACCGCTTCGAGCTCGAATGCGACCTCGCGATCATCGCCGTGGGCACAAGTCCCAACCCGATCCTTCTGGAAGCATCGCCAGAGCTGAAACTCAACAAATGGGGCTACGTCAAAGTGGACGAAACCACCGGCGAGACGAGCATGGCCAACGTCTTTGCCGGCGGCGACATCGTCACCGGCGCGGCCACTGTCATCTCGGCAATGGGCGCGGGACGCCGCGCCGGCATGGAAATAGCCCGCCGGCTGATGGACGAGTAA